In one window of Candidatus Scalindua sp. DNA:
- the pyk gene encoding pyruvate kinase — translation MMNNVRRTKIIGTVGPATESFEALEQLVLKGLDVVRINMSHATDQEARNTVERVRKLSLKHDRHIALLMDLQGPAIRTGDLSTALNLNPGERIALTVRGEQSEEEHSVDVNYDDLIEDIHVGNVVMVDNGNIQLKVLEKQQNHLTCEVLTEGILGSRRHINLPGIRVKLPALTEKDIRNVALGIELGVDFIAMSFVREAKDVVMLQELLSQHKAPQKIIAKLEDQEGVRNTEAIAEVADGIMVARGDLGIECPYEELPIIQRRIVKICLTKGIPVIVATHMLESMIGNALPTRAEITDVSNAVFEQADAIMLSGETSVGQYPSQCVEVMNRIALRVERSGGADYAKLAKLDSLEAKLVKGASVLAHEVEADALIVFTRTGRMARYAAWMRTLHTKVYAFTNNRDVVNRLALYWGIRPFLIDFAEENPLENVEKAITLLKDKELIEQGNYIIAITQVEHKGKLIDSIQVEKVD, via the coding sequence ATGATGAATAATGTACGCAGGACTAAGATTATAGGAACCGTAGGCCCTGCAACGGAGTCGTTTGAAGCTTTAGAACAGCTTGTGCTGAAGGGACTTGATGTGGTCAGGATAAATATGTCACATGCAACAGACCAGGAGGCCCGTAATACAGTGGAGCGCGTGCGGAAACTGTCTTTAAAGCACGATCGTCATATAGCGTTGCTCATGGATTTGCAAGGGCCGGCTATTCGTACAGGAGATCTTTCTACGGCGCTGAATCTTAATCCAGGAGAAAGAATTGCCCTGACCGTACGCGGAGAACAATCTGAAGAAGAGCATTCGGTAGACGTTAATTATGACGACCTCATTGAAGATATTCATGTCGGAAATGTGGTCATGGTAGATAATGGAAACATCCAGTTGAAGGTCCTGGAGAAGCAGCAGAATCATCTAACCTGTGAGGTACTGACCGAGGGTATTCTGGGAAGCCGCCGACATATCAATTTACCCGGTATACGGGTTAAGCTGCCGGCCTTGACGGAAAAAGATATTCGGAATGTAGCGCTTGGAATAGAGCTGGGTGTCGATTTCATTGCAATGTCCTTTGTACGAGAAGCCAAAGATGTAGTCATGCTTCAAGAGCTGCTGAGTCAGCACAAAGCCCCTCAAAAGATCATTGCCAAGCTGGAAGACCAGGAAGGAGTGAGGAATACTGAAGCGATAGCCGAGGTCGCCGACGGGATTATGGTTGCACGCGGAGATTTGGGAATTGAATGTCCCTATGAAGAATTACCGATTATACAGCGACGTATTGTAAAGATCTGTCTGACAAAAGGGATACCCGTCATTGTAGCCACCCACATGCTCGAATCCATGATCGGAAATGCTCTCCCCACGCGGGCTGAAATAACTGATGTTTCAAATGCCGTTTTCGAACAGGCTGATGCCATTATGCTGTCAGGAGAAACATCGGTAGGTCAATATCCAAGCCAGTGTGTTGAAGTCATGAACCGTATTGCCCTGCGGGTTGAGCGGAGCGGTGGTGCTGATTACGCAAAATTAGCCAAGCTCGACAGCCTGGAAGCAAAGCTCGTCAAAGGGGCATCGGTTTTGGCTCACGAGGTCGAAGCAGACGCATTGATTGTCTTTACCCGAACGGGTCGTATGGCTCGCTATGCAGCGTGGATGCGCACACTGCATACAAAAGTATATGCTTTTACCAATAATCGGGATGTCGTAAATCGATTGGCACTCTATTGGGGTATACGTCCTTTTCTCATCGATTTTGCCGAGGAAAACCCGCTCGAAAACGTGGAAAAGGCTATTACTCTTTTAAAGGACAAAGAGCTGATCGAACAGGGAAACTACATTATAGCAATTACCCAGGTTGAGCATAAGGGTAAACTGATAGATTCAATTCAAGTGGAAAAAGTCGATTAA
- a CDS encoding radical SAM protein gives MEYVPHVISWNLTKACNLACSHCYLPTDNPTNHLAATEQPLSPKPLPLSCGSHDNQQELDTETAIQVINDISAINPNIILILTGGEPLLRDDIFSLSRHASQKGMMVLLGTNACLIDDSIARRLKENGFSGIGISLDSLDPEKHDSIRGVKGSWQQAVNGIDACRRVGLEVQIQTTVFKRNYDEIAQIVAFAHKKGVKVFNLFFLVCTGRGQDLTDISPEQYENALQQIYRLHTLYEGKMLISAKCAPHYRRIAYEMNPESALLKYYSGGCPAGTNYVRITPEGNVTPCPYMDTSCGNLREQSFREIWNTSKTLNELRDANLKGRCGECEFVSICKGCRARALATTGDQMAEDAWCDYKPGKYGGEKIVLKAENTFGLKKDFELSWSEDARKRLDKVPSFGRGMVIKRVEEYARKKGFTLVTPAIMKEAKEQMAVDKKMMFPFLSLLKKRERSEKIEWSTEALERVKNAPDFVRPGIYKLMEKRARENGHKLITSEFLSEIRDESMKFASKRMNNLGFDALDIDAFDAAKLRTKNMKKKDVIDEIKDFLGKRAGKNEQIITKFQKYLSQEANRLNKPDAG, from the coding sequence ATGGAATACGTACCGCATGTAATCTCCTGGAACCTTACAAAAGCGTGTAATTTGGCCTGCTCCCACTGCTATCTCCCCACAGATAATCCAACTAATCACCTAGCTGCTACAGAGCAGCCGCTTTCTCCAAAACCATTACCATTATCATGCGGCTCACATGATAACCAGCAAGAGCTTGATACGGAAACTGCAATTCAGGTAATAAATGATATTTCAGCTATTAACCCAAACATAATCTTAATCTTAACAGGGGGAGAACCTTTATTACGGGACGATATATTCAGTTTATCCCGACATGCATCTCAGAAGGGAATGATGGTTCTTCTCGGGACAAACGCCTGTCTTATAGATGACAGCATCGCCAGGAGATTAAAAGAAAACGGTTTCTCCGGTATTGGTATCAGTCTCGATTCTCTTGATCCCGAGAAACATGATTCGATTCGAGGGGTAAAGGGTTCCTGGCAGCAGGCTGTCAATGGTATCGATGCGTGCAGAAGAGTGGGGCTTGAAGTACAGATACAAACCACAGTATTTAAAAGAAATTATGATGAAATAGCTCAAATAGTGGCTTTTGCACATAAAAAGGGTGTGAAAGTCTTTAATCTTTTTTTCCTTGTTTGCACGGGTAGAGGACAGGATCTGACGGATATTTCACCTGAACAATATGAAAATGCATTACAGCAAATTTACAGGCTCCACACTCTCTACGAAGGAAAAATGCTCATTAGTGCAAAATGTGCCCCTCACTATAGAAGAATAGCCTATGAGATGAATCCTGAATCGGCTCTCTTAAAATATTATTCAGGGGGATGCCCGGCAGGAACAAACTATGTAAGGATTACACCAGAGGGAAATGTTACCCCTTGTCCCTATATGGATACATCCTGCGGAAACCTCAGGGAGCAAAGTTTTCGTGAGATCTGGAACACTTCCAAAACCCTGAATGAGTTGAGGGATGCTAATCTCAAGGGGCGATGCGGAGAGTGTGAATTTGTTTCCATATGCAAAGGATGTCGTGCCCGGGCACTAGCGACCACAGGTGACCAAATGGCTGAGGACGCATGGTGTGATTATAAACCGGGAAAGTATGGCGGTGAGAAAATCGTGCTCAAAGCAGAAAACACGTTTGGCTTGAAAAAGGATTTTGAACTCTCATGGAGTGAGGATGCCAGAAAAAGGCTGGACAAAGTGCCTTCTTTTGGAAGAGGGATGGTTATCAAAAGAGTTGAAGAATATGCAAGGAAAAAAGGTTTTACCCTGGTTACCCCCGCCATTATGAAGGAAGCAAAAGAGCAGATGGCTGTAGATAAAAAGATGATGTTCCCCTTTCTCTCTCTTTTAAAAAAGAGGGAAAGAAGCGAGAAGATTGAATGGTCGACCGAAGCCCTGGAACGAGTAAAAAACGCTCCTGATTTTGTGAGGCCTGGAATTTATAAACTCATGGAAAAGAGGGCACGGGAAAATGGCCACAAACTGATAACGTCGGAGTTTTTGTCAGAAATAAGGGATGAGTCGATGAAGTTCGCATCAAAGAGGATGAACAATCTTGGTTTTGATGCCCTTGATATTGACGCATTTGATGCGGCAAAGTTAAGAACGAAAAATATGAAGAAAAAAGATGTTATCGATGAAATTAAGGATTTTCTTGGAAAAAGGGCGGGGAAAAATGAGCAGATCATCACCAAATTCCAAAAATATCTGTCTCAAGAGGCAAACAGACTGAATAAGCCCGATGCAGGATGA
- a CDS encoding carboxypeptidase regulatory-like domain-containing protein, protein MKSLIRYFLFVLFICFVGSATLVAQEALTEEQAKAAQQKLEEALKSLKKEIRTEVKVENGGAITGIVACKRVKHPDNVVVYIEKIGDKTYDAPVEHGVLDQLNLTFVPHVVAVQKGTTIDFPNSDSVRHNVFTPPDCCRQFNLGTYDVGVVKSVTFEETCDVPILCNVHAEMLGYVVVLDNPYFSVTEKDGVFKIENIPPGTYKLAAWHEKLQTVVKDVTVEAGKTVNVDFQLKKRK, encoded by the coding sequence ATGAAAAGTTTAATTCGTTATTTCTTGTTTGTTCTGTTTATTTGTTTTGTAGGTTCGGCAACTCTTGTCGCACAGGAAGCGCTTACTGAAGAGCAGGCAAAGGCTGCGCAGCAGAAATTGGAAGAGGCACTGAAATCTCTTAAAAAAGAGATCAGGACAGAAGTTAAGGTTGAAAATGGCGGTGCTATCACCGGTATCGTCGCATGTAAGAGAGTGAAGCATCCCGATAATGTTGTGGTGTATATTGAGAAAATAGGGGATAAGACCTATGATGCTCCTGTGGAGCATGGTGTTTTGGATCAGCTGAATTTGACATTCGTTCCTCATGTTGTTGCGGTGCAGAAGGGAACCACAATAGATTTTCCCAATAGCGACTCGGTGCGTCACAACGTTTTTACCCCTCCTGATTGCTGCCGTCAGTTTAATTTGGGTACATATGACGTAGGCGTGGTCAAGAGTGTCACATTTGAAGAAACCTGTGATGTTCCGATTTTGTGCAACGTGCATGCCGAGATGCTGGGCTATGTTGTTGTACTTGATAATCCGTACTTTTCTGTAACGGAGAAAGATGGGGTTTTCAAGATTGAAAATATACCACCTGGTACCTATAAGCTTGCAGCCTGGCATGAAAAGCTCCAGACGGTTGTTAAAGATGTTACGGTAGAGGCAGGCAAGACAGTAAATGTTGATTTTCAATTAAAGAAGAGAAAATAA
- a CDS encoding Rieske 2Fe-2S domain-containing protein, with protein MIQEMGDKGFDAGCSGSHGGHVVKKTISRRRFFYLVGWGFIAAFMMGVSGAIIRFFFPRVLFEPPTRYKLGFPSEYTLGVSEKFKKQFRVWVVREADRIYVIEAKCTHLGCTPNWLSTEKKFKCPCHGSGFTPDGINIEGPAPRPLERFQVSVGESGQLEVDEGIRFRGEKGEWNKPGAFVPV; from the coding sequence ATGATACAGGAAATGGGAGATAAAGGGTTTGATGCAGGGTGTTCCGGGTCACATGGCGGGCATGTTGTGAAAAAGACAATAAGCCGAAGGAGATTTTTTTATCTCGTTGGTTGGGGTTTTATAGCCGCGTTTATGATGGGGGTTAGTGGGGCTATTATACGCTTTTTTTTCCCACGTGTTTTATTTGAGCCTCCGACAAGATACAAGTTAGGCTTTCCGTCAGAATATACCCTGGGTGTTAGTGAGAAATTTAAGAAACAATTCAGGGTGTGGGTAGTTCGTGAAGCAGACAGGATTTATGTTATTGAGGCGAAATGCACACACCTGGGCTGTACTCCAAACTGGTTGTCAACAGAGAAAAAGTTCAAGTGTCCTTGTCATGGAAGCGGCTTTACTCCAGATGGGATAAATATCGAAGGTCCTGCACCGAGACCATTAGAGAGGTTTCAGGTTTCAGTCGGTGAAAGCGGGCAGTTGGAGGTGGATGAGGGTATACGGTTCCGTGGTGAAAAGGGTGAATGGAATAAGCCGGGTGCTTTCGTCCCGGTATAG
- a CDS encoding cytochrome b N-terminal domain-containing protein produces MGNNTEKGKLSKILGLVKEKGVVNAIKDTVLSTQIWRSFFRHGLEDTPKTRMETIIGNSFLHLHPAKVKRHAPLFRFTWCMGGITFFLFLVLTITGVFLMFYYHPNVRDAYWDMKGLEYHVPFGTLLRNLHRWGAHLMVIAVWFHMFRVFMTGSYKPPREFNWVIGVVLLVMTLLLSFTGYLLPWDQLGFWAVTVGTNMARATPLLGHEGPFGDLLGMTAYNDIRFALLGGSLVGGNALLRAYIWHCIGLPMIVSTFLIVHFWRVRKDGGISGKL; encoded by the coding sequence TTGGGAAACAATACAGAAAAAGGAAAATTGTCGAAAATACTTGGATTGGTAAAAGAGAAGGGTGTTGTCAATGCAATCAAGGATACGGTCTTGAGTACTCAGATCTGGCGTTCCTTTTTTCGTCATGGACTTGAGGATACACCGAAAACCAGGATGGAGACAATTATCGGTAACTCTTTTCTCCATCTTCATCCAGCTAAAGTGAAGAGGCACGCACCATTATTTCGGTTCACCTGGTGCATGGGGGGTATTACCTTTTTTTTATTTCTGGTTTTGACGATAACAGGTGTGTTCCTGATGTTTTATTATCACCCTAATGTAAGGGATGCTTACTGGGATATGAAAGGTTTGGAGTACCATGTGCCTTTCGGTACATTGCTGCGGAACCTGCATCGATGGGGTGCTCATTTGATGGTTATAGCGGTTTGGTTTCATATGTTTAGGGTGTTTATGACGGGTTCATATAAGCCGCCGCGTGAATTTAACTGGGTCATAGGAGTGGTTTTATTGGTGATGACGTTGCTTTTGAGCTTTACCGGGTATCTGCTGCCGTGGGATCAGTTGGGTTTTTGGGCTGTGACTGTAGGCACAAACATGGCACGAGCGACTCCTCTTCTGGGACATGAAGGGCCTTTTGGTGATCTGTTAGGTATGACTGCGTATAACGATATCAGGTTTGCCCTGCTGGGTGGTTCACTTGTGGGGGGGAATGCATTGTTGAGGGCATATATCTGGCACTGCATTGGTTTGCCGATGATCGTGAGTACTTTCTTGATTGTCCATTTCTGGAGAGTTCGTAAAGATGGTGGTATTTCAGGTAAATTGTAA
- a CDS encoding FAD-dependent oxidoreductase, translating to MKYRVVQADESWFSENINCQHACPAHTPASNYIERLQEGDFEGALKLNYMANLFPHILGRVCTHPCEAACRRGAIDKPIAICTLKRVAADFADPDVHPEKPKKIKNTGKKVAVVGAGPSGLAAANDLALLGYSVTVYEALPMAGGMLSVGIPPYRLPWNRIESAVKWVEELGIKIKLNSPVKDEAELDALIRNYDAVYLAAGAHKSPSLEIAGEDLDGVVHGIRFMKDINLGILKKVPSKVAVVGGGFTAIDCARSSLRLGAKEVSIIYRRTLKEMPAGELEVSMAEEEAIKILFLTTPVRVLGDADGKVKAIECLMNKLGEPDNSGRRRPEPIQGSEFKIPVDMVVAAIGQSADTGFVSEGLGVKMTRWGTIKVDPRTLMSDRAGLFVGGDYLTGPRNVIEVIADGRQVAKAIDEYLGVAQEREVNYFFSDGEPVRNVDNYDDLPRQKQQALSMDTRWDVDKEVELGFTKHDAQKEADRCLLCHYNIFIDDQKCILCGGCIDICPHNCIMMISRDKIESEGEVAGNWDAVMAIDEEKCIRCGLCVRRCPVDAIKMKRFSYVER from the coding sequence TTGAAATATAGGGTTGTACAAGCAGACGAAAGCTGGTTTAGTGAAAATATAAACTGTCAACATGCCTGCCCGGCGCATACTCCCGCTTCTAATTATATTGAAAGGTTGCAGGAGGGAGATTTTGAGGGTGCGTTGAAGTTGAATTATATGGCGAACCTATTTCCTCACATATTAGGCCGTGTATGTACACATCCTTGTGAGGCGGCTTGTCGAAGGGGAGCCATAGACAAACCAATTGCTATATGTACCTTGAAGAGGGTTGCCGCTGATTTTGCAGATCCGGATGTTCACCCGGAAAAGCCAAAAAAAATAAAAAACACAGGAAAAAAGGTTGCAGTAGTCGGTGCCGGACCATCCGGACTTGCTGCCGCTAATGATCTGGCCTTACTGGGGTATTCTGTAACGGTATACGAGGCGTTGCCGATGGCGGGTGGTATGCTGAGTGTAGGTATACCTCCTTATAGACTGCCATGGAATAGAATAGAAAGTGCGGTGAAGTGGGTTGAGGAATTGGGGATAAAGATAAAGCTCAATAGCCCGGTAAAAGATGAGGCTGAGCTTGATGCCTTGATCAGGAACTACGATGCTGTTTATCTGGCTGCCGGGGCTCACAAGTCACCTTCGCTTGAAATAGCCGGAGAAGATCTTGATGGCGTGGTGCACGGTATCAGGTTTATGAAAGATATCAACCTGGGTATTCTGAAAAAGGTACCTTCAAAAGTGGCTGTTGTTGGTGGTGGCTTTACGGCAATTGATTGTGCCCGTTCGTCCCTGAGACTGGGGGCGAAGGAGGTTTCAATCATTTACAGGAGAACCTTGAAAGAGATGCCGGCTGGGGAGCTCGAAGTCTCTATGGCAGAGGAAGAGGCGATAAAGATTCTCTTTCTGACTACACCTGTCCGGGTGCTTGGGGATGCGGATGGGAAGGTGAAAGCCATAGAGTGTCTCATGAACAAGCTTGGGGAGCCTGATAACAGCGGCAGGAGGAGACCGGAACCAATTCAGGGTAGTGAGTTTAAAATACCTGTAGATATGGTGGTTGCCGCTATCGGGCAATCGGCTGATACGGGTTTTGTATCCGAGGGTTTGGGAGTGAAGATGACGAGATGGGGTACTATTAAAGTGGATCCCAGGACATTGATGTCTGACAGGGCAGGTCTTTTTGTTGGTGGTGACTACCTGACTGGTCCGAGGAATGTTATTGAGGTTATTGCTGACGGAAGGCAGGTGGCAAAAGCGATCGATGAATACCTTGGAGTGGCTCAGGAGAGAGAGGTTAACTATTTTTTCTCCGACGGTGAGCCTGTCAGGAACGTAGACAACTATGATGATCTGCCTCGTCAAAAACAGCAGGCACTGTCAATGGATACAAGATGGGATGTTGATAAAGAGGTGGAGCTGGGATTTACCAAACATGATGCTCAAAAAGAGGCAGATCGATGTTTGCTGTGTCATTATAATATTTTTATAGATGATCAAAAATGTATTTTGTGTGGTGGGTGCATCGATATCTGTCCGCACAACTGCATCATGATGATCTCGCGTGATAAAATTGAATCAGAGGGTGAAGTGGCTGGTAATTGGGATGCTGTTATGGCCATTGACGAGGAGAAATGCATAAGGTGTGGACTCTGCGTAAGGAGATGCCCGGTGGATGCAATTAAGATGAAAAGATTCTCATATGTTGAGAGGTGA
- a CDS encoding cytochrome C: MAEDKETTKGRYRALAFVKGETLAKEKDREVGKDEVHTWPYLVRVEFLAAIIMTIILMIWAITLDAPLEDPSDPTLTPNPAKAPWYFLGLQEMLVYFDPWIAGVVYPSLIVIGLMVIPYVDINPKGNGYYTLKERKFAILTFCFGFHVLWILLIIVGVFMRGPGWIWFWPWETWDAHRVVAETNYDLTHFIGVDSKSFLGSVIGGSVVVLYYFITMTIPFLFLKFIGSPTLEKMGIMRYTIVAFLFWTMMTLPIKMFLKLVFHMKYIWVTPWFNI, from the coding sequence ATGGCGGAAGATAAAGAGACAACAAAGGGAAGATACCGGGCGCTTGCGTTTGTCAAAGGGGAAACCCTGGCCAAGGAGAAGGATAGGGAAGTCGGGAAGGATGAAGTTCATACCTGGCCATATTTGGTGAGGGTAGAATTTCTTGCAGCCATCATTATGACCATTATATTGATGATCTGGGCTATTACGCTCGATGCGCCACTGGAGGATCCATCAGACCCTACATTGACTCCTAATCCGGCAAAGGCACCATGGTATTTTCTCGGGTTACAGGAAATGCTTGTGTATTTTGATCCGTGGATAGCTGGGGTTGTGTATCCATCTTTGATAGTTATCGGACTGATGGTTATTCCATATGTGGATATTAATCCCAAGGGAAATGGTTATTACACTCTCAAGGAGAGAAAATTCGCAATACTTACTTTTTGTTTCGGTTTCCATGTGCTTTGGATATTACTGATCATTGTGGGTGTTTTTATGCGGGGGCCCGGTTGGATCTGGTTCTGGCCATGGGAAACCTGGGATGCTCACCGAGTGGTAGCTGAGACGAATTACGATCTTACTCACTTTATTGGAGTCGATTCAAAATCTTTCCTCGGTTCTGTTATCGGGGGTAGTGTTGTAGTACTCTACTATTTCATTACGATGACTATACCGTTTCTATTCTTGAAATTTATTGGGAGCCCGACTCTTGAAAAAATGGGGATAATGCGGTATACAATTGTAGCGTTTTTGTTCTGGACAATGATGACGTTGCCGATTAAGATGTTTTTGAAATTGGTTTTTCACATGAAATATATTTGGGTAACCCCGTGGTTTAATATATAG
- a CDS encoding c-type cytochrome: MNRLEDKSYVGRYVLLSLILLFTMVGAIWNELIVKRPWKYFQSRFHELEYNNAKALYDKAVEAFNDPEIHKEYLTLAANLKDANENFNRPIIQDEYQKVLKKLEKLDKDELEPLKFEAILTRNKLQEEAYVYGRSKKEETLKAIEGLEQKNKDLAEKIGKLEDKRAVLQSKVDAFKSKIITYENELKIFTADVDKYRTLLNNINAKRPGLQRYQVHLEAINEADRCMSCHPGIDRSESVSEEQPYASHPRRDIYLGNHPPEKFGCVLCHEGQARATTSPEKAHGEVEFWLRPMLKGDMIQSSCISCHSNVVGLEGAEKISEGWKLFNEAGCFGCHQVEGFGGDKFMMIGPNLTELGSKVNAVWLYHWLMAPKDYRPSARMPDFMLEESEAKAISSYLWQNSEGFDAGAAEEFDDETIDDGAYIFESIGCLACHSEIEEDGQVHGPNLARIGEKVNFEYLVSWLLNPKLHQPDTTMPNFRLDDESARLLAAFLTTLTSDGFETSDEETEWIEDEELAAQGKNLIGRYGCFGCHEIRGMEGRGKIGVELSDIGSKHVHLFDFGLKEHEMIHELGIKHPTENVAAARRAWIEAKLTDPRQFDEGRYKKPSDRLIMPNFGLTEEEVKLITAVLLGMREGEMPEEYRFQTTDDQKAILEGKRVVRKYNCTGCHQFSIDTLYLNNGTVLKGMVKLEEEDNLFFQLWEDNAAFGREAGETAQIPTSQIKNRVYAEGGDIGSFIIDYHVEVEGRVPEEANVFTPPVLYKEGEKVQSNWVFDFLEEPFPLRPWLEVRMPTFKLPSEEATSLSRYFAILEGEEYPYEFIKETKKSYIAQKEEECPGYLDDARRLFDSKDVNCASCHVRGSITPDGEPSSWAPDLSLAKYRLKPDWIKRWLLDPQLIQPGTKMPKLFREGVFQDIFPGEPGEQAEALKDLLMNFPDEMVGEGEDADSEE, translated from the coding sequence ATGAATAGATTAGAAGACAAATCATATGTAGGAAGGTACGTACTGTTAAGTTTGATACTTCTGTTTACGATGGTTGGTGCCATTTGGAATGAATTAATTGTAAAAAGGCCATGGAAATACTTTCAATCACGTTTTCATGAACTGGAGTATAATAATGCCAAGGCTCTGTATGACAAAGCTGTTGAGGCATTTAATGACCCAGAGATTCACAAAGAGTATCTTACCCTTGCTGCAAATTTGAAGGATGCTAACGAAAATTTTAACAGGCCGATTATTCAGGATGAGTATCAGAAGGTGTTGAAAAAGCTGGAGAAACTCGATAAGGATGAGTTGGAACCATTAAAATTCGAGGCTATACTTACCCGTAATAAGCTTCAGGAAGAGGCGTATGTATATGGCAGGAGTAAAAAAGAAGAAACATTGAAAGCCATCGAGGGCCTGGAACAGAAAAATAAAGACTTAGCTGAAAAAATAGGCAAACTTGAAGATAAAAGAGCAGTATTACAAAGTAAGGTTGATGCATTTAAGAGCAAGATTATCACGTATGAAAATGAGCTGAAGATCTTTACGGCTGATGTTGATAAATATCGGACTTTGTTAAATAATATTAATGCAAAACGACCGGGGTTACAGCGCTATCAGGTGCATCTGGAGGCGATTAATGAAGCTGACAGGTGTATGTCCTGTCACCCGGGAATAGATCGAAGTGAGAGTGTTTCAGAAGAGCAGCCATATGCGAGTCATCCGAGGAGAGATATTTATCTCGGGAATCACCCGCCTGAAAAGTTTGGTTGTGTCCTGTGTCATGAGGGACAGGCTAGAGCGACTACCAGTCCTGAGAAAGCTCATGGAGAAGTTGAATTCTGGTTACGGCCGATGCTCAAGGGGGATATGATCCAATCCTCATGCATTTCCTGTCACTCAAATGTTGTCGGGCTGGAAGGTGCGGAAAAGATTTCCGAAGGGTGGAAGCTTTTTAATGAGGCTGGCTGTTTTGGATGTCATCAGGTGGAGGGGTTCGGCGGGGACAAATTTATGATGATTGGTCCAAATCTGACTGAATTGGGTAGTAAAGTGAATGCTGTTTGGCTATATCATTGGTTGATGGCACCTAAAGATTACAGGCCCTCTGCCAGGATGCCGGATTTTATGTTGGAAGAGTCTGAGGCAAAAGCTATATCCTCTTATCTCTGGCAGAACTCAGAAGGTTTTGATGCGGGTGCTGCTGAGGAGTTCGATGATGAGACTATTGATGATGGAGCATACATTTTTGAAAGTATCGGTTGCCTGGCATGTCATAGCGAAATAGAAGAAGATGGTCAGGTGCATGGGCCTAATCTGGCAAGGATCGGAGAAAAGGTCAACTTTGAATATCTGGTCAGCTGGCTCTTGAATCCGAAATTACACCAGCCTGACACTACGATGCCGAATTTCCGTCTTGATGATGAGAGCGCGCGGTTACTCGCAGCATTTCTGACAACTCTTACAAGCGATGGTTTCGAGACTTCTGATGAAGAAACAGAGTGGATAGAAGATGAAGAGCTGGCAGCACAGGGGAAAAACCTGATCGGCAGGTATGGTTGTTTTGGCTGTCATGAAATAAGAGGGATGGAAGGAAGAGGAAAAATTGGAGTCGAATTGTCGGATATAGGTTCTAAGCACGTACATCTCTTTGATTTCGGATTGAAGGAACATGAGATGATTCATGAATTGGGGATTAAGCACCCGACGGAAAACGTCGCTGCTGCCAGGAGGGCATGGATTGAGGCGAAGTTAACCGACCCGCGACAATTTGATGAAGGTCGATATAAGAAGCCGTCTGACAGGCTGATAATGCCGAACTTTGGATTGACAGAAGAGGAAGTTAAGCTGATTACAGCGGTTCTTCTGGGTATGAGAGAGGGAGAAATGCCAGAGGAGTACCGTTTTCAAACTACTGATGATCAGAAAGCGATTCTTGAGGGGAAGAGGGTTGTCAGAAAATATAACTGTACTGGATGCCATCAATTCAGCATAGATACACTGTATTTGAATAATGGAACTGTATTGAAGGGTATGGTCAAACTGGAAGAGGAAGATAATCTCTTTTTTCAACTATGGGAAGATAATGCGGCTTTTGGCAGAGAGGCTGGTGAGACTGCCCAGATTCCGACATCACAAATTAAAAACCGGGTTTATGCTGAAGGGGGAGATATTGGCTCTTTCATAATTGATTATCACGTCGAGGTTGAAGGGCGTGTGCCTGAGGAGGCAAATGTGTTCACGCCTCCCGTCCTCTATAAAGAGGGAGAGAAAGTACAGAGTAACTGGGTGTTCGATTTTCTTGAAGAACCGTTTCCTTTACGTCCTTGGCTTGAAGTCCGTATGCCGACGTTTAAATTACCTTCAGAGGAGGCAACATCGTTATCACGCTACTTTGCGATTCTGGAAGGTGAGGAGTATCCCTATGAATTTATTAAAGAGACGAAAAAAAGTTACATAGCCCAAAAGGAAGAAGAGTGCCCGGGTTATCTGGATGATGCGCGTAGGTTGTTTGACTCAAAGGATGTAAATTGCGCTTCCTGTCATGTAAGAGGTTCAATAACACCTGATGGTGAGCCATCGAGCTGGGCTCCAGATTTGTCTCTGGCAAAATATAGGCTGAAGCCTGACTGGATTAAGAGGTGGTTACTGGATCCGCAGCTTATCCAGCCAGGAACAAAAATGCCGAAGCTGTTCAGGGAAGGGGTATTTCAGGATATTTTTCCTGGTGAACCTGGTGAACAGGCTGAGGCACTAAAGGACCTTCTGATGAACTTTCCGGATGAAATGGTTGGCGAGGGTGAGGATGCAGACTCGGAAGAGTAA